Genomic window (Megamonas funiformis):
CAAAGTAGATGCTACTGATTTACCAACTGCTGAATTCGGTAATTCCGATGATATCATGGTCGGTGAACCTGCCATTGCTATCGGCAATCCTTTAGGTCTAGAATTTCAGGGCAGTGTAACTGCTGGTGTAATCAGTGCATTAAACCGTACTTTAACTATCGGTGATAATCGTCTAAAACTTTTACAAACTGATGCAGCTATCAACCCTGGTAACTCTGGCGGTGCACTTGTAAATGCTGATGGTCAAGTAATCGGTATCAATAGTGCAAAACTTGCTGCTACTGGCGTTGAAGGTATCGGTTTTGCTATTCCTATCAATACTGCTAAACCAATCATTGATGAATTAATCAATAAAGGTCATGTAACTTACCCATATCTTGGCGTGGGTGTTCTTGATAAACAAACTGCAGCTCAAGCTGGTTATAAATTAAATGTCGATGCTGGCGTCATTGTAATGCAACTTGAACTCGGCAGTCCTGCTGACCAAGCTGGTATTAGACAACGTGATTTAATCTTAAAAATCGACGGTAAAGACACTAATACTGTAGCTGATTTACGCAGTATCATAGCTGAACATAAAGTCGGCGATAATATCACAATCACAATCTCAAGAAATGGACAAGTTGGCGATGTTACAGCTACTCTAGCTGAAATGCCAACAAATAATTAATCATGAAAATATCAATTGTAGCTTCAGGTAAAATTAAAGAAAAATATTTACGCGATGGTATCAATGAATTTGTAAAACGCTTAAAACCTTTTACACAATTAGAATTCATTGAAATCAATGAAGAAAAAATGAAAGATAATCCTTCACCAGCTGAGAAAAAAGCTACATTAATAGCTGAAGGTGAAAGACTCTTAAAGAAAGTTCCAGCAAATAGTTATTTAATTGTACTTGATGTTTTTGGTAAAGATATTTCCTCAGAAGAATTATCTGCCAAAATTGATAAACTCACTTTATCTGGACAAAGCCATATAACCTTTTTAATCGGAGGAGCTTTTGGTTTATCTGAAGAAGTCCGCAAACGTGCTGATGAACGTATTTCTTTTTCACGAATGACATTTACACATCAAATGATAAGACTTCTACTCGTAGAACAAATCTATCGTGCTTTCAAAATCAGCCGTGGTGAAAAATATCACTGGTAAATCATAAGAAGTATAGACAAAATAAAAGCTCAGGATTTCCTGAGCTTTTGCTTTATAAAATATAAAAGAGGTGATTTTTTTGTCAGTACCATTTTACCATATCTTTGATAAAGACTCGGTCGGTCAATTAATCAATCCTTTGCCTTTAAATCAAATTCTCAAATGGGCTGGGCAAGCAACAACAGCCCAAACAGAAGAAAACAAACCGAAAATTCTCTTTTTGGGAATAGATATCCAAACAGATTTTATGGATAATGGAGCTTTAGGTGTTGCAGGAGCGAAGCAAGATGTAATTCGCCTAAGTCAATTTCTCTATAAACATATGGATAAATTATCTAAAATCATTGTTTCACTAGATACTCATGAAGTAAAACAAATCTTTCACCCTTGCTGGTGGGTAGATATTGAAGGCAATCACCCTGCTCCTTATACCATTATCAAAGCTTCTGATTTAACAGAAGGTAAGTGGAGAGCTACTGTTGACCCTGCACTTAGCAAAAATTATGTTCGTCATTTAGAAAAAGCCGATAAACAATTATGTATTTGGCCTTACCATTGTATCAACGGTACTGTAGGTGCTACTTTAGAGAGTCAATTTAATAATATTATTCACTTTA
Coding sequences:
- a CDS encoding S1C family serine protease — translated: MRSPLSILGICLITMSIFLGGCGSDEQSATSSSSVAASSASSEKSTAPISDARNTPIVQAAKKVGPAVVGITNKAVARDWFNRQVEIDKGTGSGVIFRSDGYIVTNNHVIEGAKDITVALADGRTLPATLVGTDPYSDLAVIKVDATDLPTAEFGNSDDIMVGEPAIAIGNPLGLEFQGSVTAGVISALNRTLTIGDNRLKLLQTDAAINPGNSGGALVNADGQVIGINSAKLAATGVEGIGFAIPINTAKPIIDELINKGHVTYPYLGVGVLDKQTAAQAGYKLNVDAGVIVMQLELGSPADQAGIRQRDLILKIDGKDTNTVADLRSIIAEHKVGDNITITISRNGQVGDVTATLAEMPTNN
- the rlmH gene encoding 23S rRNA (pseudouridine(1915)-N(3))-methyltransferase RlmH codes for the protein MKISIVASGKIKEKYLRDGINEFVKRLKPFTQLEFIEINEEKMKDNPSPAEKKATLIAEGERLLKKVPANSYLIVLDVFGKDISSEELSAKIDKLTLSGQSHITFLIGGAFGLSEEVRKRADERISFSRMTFTHQMIRLLLVEQIYRAFKISRGEKYHW